Below is a genomic region from Constrictibacter sp. MBR-5.
CTTGCCTTGCGCCGCCTCTCGCGTCTTCGCCCGCTGGTCCGCCGAAGACTGTTCGGGTGCGGCCGAGGGCATTGCAGTCGAGGGCTTTGCCGAGTGGGCTGGCGAGGGCTCTCCATGACCGCAGCAGGAACCCTCGGCCCGAGTCGCCGAATCGACGTTCGAAACCTTTGTATCTTTGTGCATCGCCATCATCCTTTCACATGCGTCCGCGCCTCGATCGCGGCCGGACCGCCCTTCAATCCTAAAGACGCGACGACGTACCCGGCATTACAGTTCATTGTTGTCCGTCAGCCTCTCGCGGCGCCGTCGTGCACGTTCGGCCTCTTCGCAGCGGCAGTCGAGGAAGCCGTGGATCGGGCAGGTCAGGCACATCTCCTCCAGCCGCTTCTTCAGCGCCTGGCGGCCGCGATGGAGCCTTACCGTGACGTTGTTCAAGGTGACGCCGAGGCTCGCCGCGACCCGGTCCCGCGGCTCTCCCAACAGGTCCACGCGCCAGATCACCTCGGCGTAGTCCGGCTTGAGCGTGGGCAGGAGCTTGTAGAGACAGTTGCACACCGCCTCGTCGAGTTCCTCGTCAGCCTCGATCTCCAAAGCTTCAATGTCATTCGGATGCATCACCGCCTCCCGCTGCCGCCGCCTGGTGGAGCGACGCTGATGGTCGACGATGGTCGTGGCGAGGATCCGGCTCAGCCAGCCACGGACCGACCGCA
It encodes:
- a CDS encoding sigma-70 family RNA polymerase sigma factor: MTGDDPDDRLSADDDRDAANKAADAAVRRALVESRRQILNFLQRRLGSSEAAEDVLQAFMLRAIERSTQLRDVRSVRGWLSRILATTIVDHQRRSTRRRQREAVMHPNDIEALEIEADEELDEAVCNCLYKLLPTLKPDYAEVIWRVDLLGEPRDRVAASLGVTLNNVTVRLHRGRQALKKRLEEMCLTCPIHGFLDCRCEEAERARRRRERLTDNNEL